In Lotus japonicus ecotype B-129 chromosome 5, LjGifu_v1.2, one genomic interval encodes:
- the LOC130720137 gene encoding ubiquitin carboxyl-terminal hydrolase 18-like isoform X1 encodes MLVVASVSWDLNWFLQLILYALVICVGLHVLVKNTASKYFEGEHHSPSASMPGVLAADNAVCTVCSAHATRRCSRCKAVRYCSTECQQSHWKSGHNVKCKYSQEATGALNSAQNGVTNRGGFKASRGKRSGIALVPGFGTSSSRPIKQPKDALFPYKEFVKFFNWDKPGFPPCGLLNCGNSCFANVVLQCLSFTRPLIAYLLEKGHRRECSCNDWCFLCEFESHVERTRQSSQAFSPMNILSRLPNIGGTLGYGRQEDAHEFMRFSIDTMQSVCLEEFGGEKAVPPKLQETTLIQHIFGGHLQSEVICTKCDKISNQYENMMDLTVEIHGDAASLEECLDQFTVKEWLDGDNKYKCDGCKGYVKAWKRLTVKCAPNILTIALKRFQSGKFGKLNKRVAFPETLNLSPYMSDAGDGSDIYKLYAVVVHIDMLNASFFGHYICYIKDFMGNWYRIDDSKVRSVDLEEVLSQGAYMLLYSRCSARRSSLQIQTNESSGIAEMHTMDMKPCKIDQAECLSSKTLTCSQGCAFVASDTSSELKVSSDCEFESSTGLNSEGESQPSEVIDTNTINIKSADTANEISCSAVESSYMPIFQIVQDLGDVDMGRSLEETSGGTQEEDDAAMARSGPSLGLSNDFSFLDKDSSVLTDSQNVEDSELRDVNKCRSLTATDNAYNGTGHVSENKSAIPLEESGTLISSFGSFLTESDKGNGINKVEISADK; translated from the exons ATGCTTGTTGTGGCCAGTGTATCGTGGGATCTGAATTGGTTCCTGCAATTGATACTGTACGCTCTTGTTATCTGCGTTGGATTGCACGTTTTGGTCAAGAACACTGCTTCCAAGTACTTTGAAGGCGAACACCACTCTCCCTCCGCCTCAATGCCCGGCGTTCTTGCCGCCGATAACGCTGTCTGCACCGTCTGCTCCGCCCACGCCACCCGGAGATGCTCCCGCTGCAAAGCCGTCCGATACTG CTCAACGGAATGCCAACAGTCGCATTGGAAGTCTGGGCATAATGTAAAATGCAAATATTCTCAAGAAGCTACTGGTGCTTTGAACTCGGCTCAAAATGGGGTTACTAATCGCGGCGGGTTTAAGGCTTCCAGGGGTAAAAGATCGGGAATCGCATTGGTACCTGGTTTTGGAACTTCTAGCTCCAGGCCAATCAAGCAGCCTAAAGAT GCTCTTTTTCCTTACAAAGAATTTGTGAAATTTTTTAATTGGGACAAGCCAGGATTTCCCCCTTGTGGACTCTTGAATTGTGGAAACAG TTGCTTTGCAAATGTGGTTCTCCAGTGTCTCTCATTCACAAGGCCACTTATTGCCTACTTGTTGGAGAAGGGCCACCGAAGAGAAT GCAGTTGTAATGATTGGTGCTTTCTATGTGAATTTGAAAGTCACGTTGAAAGAACCAGGCAAAGTTCACAGGCATTTTCTCCAATGAATATTCTCTCTCGTTTGCCTAATATTGGTGGTACTCTGGGTTATGGAAGACAGGAGGATGCTCATGAGTTTATGAG aTTTTCAATTGATACTATGCAATCTGTTTGCCTAGAGGAATTTGGTGGAGAAAAAGCTGTCCCTCCTAAACTTCAGGAAACAACCCTTATTCAACATATTTTTGGTGGCCACCTTCAATCTGAG GTCATTTGCACAAAGTGTGATAAGATTTCAAATCAGTATGAAAATATGATGGACTTGACTGTTGAAATTCATGGAGATGCTGCCTCGTTGGAGGAATGTCTAGACCAGTTTACTGTCAAAGAGTGGCTTGATGGGGACAACAAGTATAAATGTGACGG GTGCAAGGGCTATGTCAAGGCATGGAAACGCCTCACTGTGAAATGTGCTCCAAATATTCTTACCATCGCCTTGAAAAGATTTCAG AGTGGGAAGTTTGGAAAACTTAACAAGAGAGTAGCCTTCCCTGAGACTTTAAATCTTAGCCCCTACATGAGTGATGCTGGAGATGGATCtgatatatataaattatatgcTGTTGTAGTCCATATTGATATGCTAAATGCTTCATTTTTTGGTCACTACATCTGCTACATCAAGGACTTCATGGGAAATTGGTACAGGATTGATGATTCAAAG GTTAGAAGTGTGGATTTGGAGGAGGTGCTTTCTCAGGGAGCGTACATGCTGTTGTATAGCAG GTGTAGTGCCCGGCGATCAAGCCTACAAATTCAAACTAATGAGTCTTCAGGGATAGCAGAAATGCATACAATGGACATGAAGCCTTGCAAAATTGATCAAGCTGAATGCCTCTCAAGTAAGACTTTGACCTGCAGTCAAGGTTGTGCGTTTGTTGCATCTGATACTAGTTCAGAATTGAAGGTTTCTTCTGACTGTGAATTCGAGTCTTCCACTGGATTGAACTCAGAAGGCGAAAGCCAGCCCTCTGAGGTTATTGACACTAACACTATTAATATTAAGTCAGCTGACACTGCAAATGAGATTTCTTGTAGTGCTGTTGAATCGTCTTATATGCCTATTTTTCAAATTGTCCAAGATTTGGGGGATGTAGATATGGGGAGATCTTTAGAAGAGACTTCAGGCGGCAcacaagaggaagatgatgctGCTATGGCTAGGTCTGGTCCTTCTCTGGGTTTATCAAATGACTTCTCTTTCTTGGATAAGGATTCTTCTGTTTTGACTGATTCTCAAAATGTGGAAGATTCAGAACTAAGAGATGTGAATAAATGCAGGTCATTAACTGCTACGGATAATGCATATAATGGCACTGGACATGTCAGTGAAAATAAATCAGCTATTCCACTTGAAGAGTCTGGTACACTAATTTCGAGTTTTGGTTCTTTTCTCACTGAAAGTGACAAAGGAAATGGAATTAATAAAGTGGAAATATCGGCAGACAAGTAA
- the LOC130720137 gene encoding ubiquitin carboxyl-terminal hydrolase 18-like isoform X2, producing the protein MLVVASVSWDLNWFLQLILYALVICVGLHVLVKNTASKYFEGEHHSPSASMPGVLAADNAVCTVCSAHATRRCSRCKAVRYCSTECQQSHWKSGHNVKCKYSQEATGALNSAQNGVTNRGGFKASRGKRSGIALVPGFGTSSSRPIKQPKDALFPYKEFVKFFNWDKPGFPPCGLLNCGNSCFANVVLQCLSFTRPLIAYLLEKGHRRECSCNDWCFLCEFESHVERTRQSSQAFSPMNILSRLPNIGGTLGYGRQEDAHEFMRFSIDTMQSVCLEEFGGEKAVPPKLQETTLIQHIFGGHLQSEVICTKCDKISNQYENMMDLTVEIHGDAASLEECLDQFTVKEWLDGDNKYKCDGCKGYVKAWKRLTVKCAPNILTIALKRFQSGKFGKLNKRVAFPETLNLSPYMSDAGDGSDIYKLYAVVVHIDMLNASFFGHYICYIKDFMGNWYRIDDSKVRSVDLEEVLSQGAYMLLYSRCSARRSSLQIQTNESSGIAEMHTMDMKPCKIDQAECLSSKTLTCSQGCAFVASDTSSELKVSSDCEFESSTGLNSEGESQPSEVIDTNTINIKSADTANEISCSAVESSYMPIFQIVQDLGDVDMGRSLEETSGGTQEEDDAAMARSLTATDNAYNGTGHVSENKSAIPLEESGTLISSFGSFLTESDKGNGINKVEISADK; encoded by the exons ATGCTTGTTGTGGCCAGTGTATCGTGGGATCTGAATTGGTTCCTGCAATTGATACTGTACGCTCTTGTTATCTGCGTTGGATTGCACGTTTTGGTCAAGAACACTGCTTCCAAGTACTTTGAAGGCGAACACCACTCTCCCTCCGCCTCAATGCCCGGCGTTCTTGCCGCCGATAACGCTGTCTGCACCGTCTGCTCCGCCCACGCCACCCGGAGATGCTCCCGCTGCAAAGCCGTCCGATACTG CTCAACGGAATGCCAACAGTCGCATTGGAAGTCTGGGCATAATGTAAAATGCAAATATTCTCAAGAAGCTACTGGTGCTTTGAACTCGGCTCAAAATGGGGTTACTAATCGCGGCGGGTTTAAGGCTTCCAGGGGTAAAAGATCGGGAATCGCATTGGTACCTGGTTTTGGAACTTCTAGCTCCAGGCCAATCAAGCAGCCTAAAGAT GCTCTTTTTCCTTACAAAGAATTTGTGAAATTTTTTAATTGGGACAAGCCAGGATTTCCCCCTTGTGGACTCTTGAATTGTGGAAACAG TTGCTTTGCAAATGTGGTTCTCCAGTGTCTCTCATTCACAAGGCCACTTATTGCCTACTTGTTGGAGAAGGGCCACCGAAGAGAAT GCAGTTGTAATGATTGGTGCTTTCTATGTGAATTTGAAAGTCACGTTGAAAGAACCAGGCAAAGTTCACAGGCATTTTCTCCAATGAATATTCTCTCTCGTTTGCCTAATATTGGTGGTACTCTGGGTTATGGAAGACAGGAGGATGCTCATGAGTTTATGAG aTTTTCAATTGATACTATGCAATCTGTTTGCCTAGAGGAATTTGGTGGAGAAAAAGCTGTCCCTCCTAAACTTCAGGAAACAACCCTTATTCAACATATTTTTGGTGGCCACCTTCAATCTGAG GTCATTTGCACAAAGTGTGATAAGATTTCAAATCAGTATGAAAATATGATGGACTTGACTGTTGAAATTCATGGAGATGCTGCCTCGTTGGAGGAATGTCTAGACCAGTTTACTGTCAAAGAGTGGCTTGATGGGGACAACAAGTATAAATGTGACGG GTGCAAGGGCTATGTCAAGGCATGGAAACGCCTCACTGTGAAATGTGCTCCAAATATTCTTACCATCGCCTTGAAAAGATTTCAG AGTGGGAAGTTTGGAAAACTTAACAAGAGAGTAGCCTTCCCTGAGACTTTAAATCTTAGCCCCTACATGAGTGATGCTGGAGATGGATCtgatatatataaattatatgcTGTTGTAGTCCATATTGATATGCTAAATGCTTCATTTTTTGGTCACTACATCTGCTACATCAAGGACTTCATGGGAAATTGGTACAGGATTGATGATTCAAAG GTTAGAAGTGTGGATTTGGAGGAGGTGCTTTCTCAGGGAGCGTACATGCTGTTGTATAGCAG GTGTAGTGCCCGGCGATCAAGCCTACAAATTCAAACTAATGAGTCTTCAGGGATAGCAGAAATGCATACAATGGACATGAAGCCTTGCAAAATTGATCAAGCTGAATGCCTCTCAAGTAAGACTTTGACCTGCAGTCAAGGTTGTGCGTTTGTTGCATCTGATACTAGTTCAGAATTGAAGGTTTCTTCTGACTGTGAATTCGAGTCTTCCACTGGATTGAACTCAGAAGGCGAAAGCCAGCCCTCTGAGGTTATTGACACTAACACTATTAATATTAAGTCAGCTGACACTGCAAATGAGATTTCTTGTAGTGCTGTTGAATCGTCTTATATGCCTATTTTTCAAATTGTCCAAGATTTGGGGGATGTAGATATGGGGAGATCTTTAGAAGAGACTTCAGGCGGCAcacaagaggaagatgatgctGCTATGGCTAG GTCATTAACTGCTACGGATAATGCATATAATGGCACTGGACATGTCAGTGAAAATAAATCAGCTATTCCACTTGAAGAGTCTGGTACACTAATTTCGAGTTTTGGTTCTTTTCTCACTGAAAGTGACAAAGGAAATGGAATTAATAAAGTGGAAATATCGGCAGACAAGTAA